The Poecilia reticulata strain Guanapo linkage group LG1, Guppy_female_1.0+MT, whole genome shotgun sequence DNA window AATCAGAAATTTGCCAGACCTGTCAATAAGCTGTTGGACATATTAAGTGTAAATAAGTGTCTGCAGAAAGcataaactgtgtgtgtgttgcatcaGGATAATTAAGAGCAGAGCTCTGTTATGCTGATGAAATCAGTGTTCAACTGccaaaaaacaagcaatcaatcaaaaacaaacaatcaaaatataaagaatcAGAGGACCAAAATACAAAACCAAAATTACTCAGACATTGACAATATACATCAAGATAGGATTATGGGTCTTTGTTATCTGTAGACGATATTTAGACATTGTCACCGTTCTATTCATCCATTCATGGTTGTGATTTGTTggttcattttgtcacatttctcaCTGATTTAAGGAAACACATACTCGAAAAGTTCACAGTCTTCAACGACAAAACCAAGAACTTTTCCCATTGATGTAAAGTAGTTATTCTTAGCAAACTTCATTCCTttggaaatcatttttaatactCTACACCAAAAACGAAGTTTTCCCTTTCTCTCCTTCTGCTTTCTTGCCTCCTGTTTATCTTCTTCACACTTGGATTTATACCTTCTTCCCTCTTCTTGCtctgtcttttttgttctttcatatTCTTCCCTCCACGCTCTTAACTCCTCCHCCACCAGGTCCCTCTGGGCTTTTTTGTACATGCTATTGGTGTAATGGTCTCCCCCATTTATTTGAACCATTTCATCTATTTTATTCAGAAGTTCTGTGacctgttttctgtctgaactCTGCCCATTGATTAACGAGTGGTACCTTCCTCCACACCTATCTATTAGAGTTTGTAGTTCTTTGCTTTCTGCCACAAAGTCCTCAACAGATTTACCTCTGAGCAAATCAGCATGAGTGAACAGGACTATGGTGTAAGTGGCAGCATCAGAGCCAAAGTTATCCTGGATCCACTTCACAGTGtccttttcctcttttgtaAATCTCGACTTTAAGTTTATCACTACCAGAAAAACATGAGGCCCAGGAACTGACAGCTTAACACACTGCCCAATGTCTTCTTTGAGTTGTGCTTGTGTTTTATCTGTGTCAAATAATCCAGGAGAGTCGATCACCACCGTGTTTSTGTCTCCTTCCAGTCGCTCTCGTCTCTCACAGGTTTTWGTCACCGACTCAGCCGAGGCGTCTTCTCTAAATGCTGAGTGGCCCAAGATGGTGTTTCCTGATGCACTCTTTCCAGAGCCAGTTTTTCCAACCAAAAAGAGAGTCCGCTGCTTTGAAAAGCCTGAGAAAAGATTCAGAAAATTCTTAAagttttccatgttataagcttttacagttttaacaaaatatattaacagtAGCTGCACATCAACTTACAAAGTAAATCCGCTGTGATCgttgcagaaacacaaagtctgAGTAGTATTTTAACATGGGGAAATTGTCTTGTTCTAAGTAAATTTATCTGCCAttggaacttgtactttttcaccaatattaaggaatacatccatccatccatcctttttctttacacccttatcccttaatggggtcgggagggctgctggtgcctaatattaaggaattatttacttaaaacaaaccctATGTCTATGTCAAATGTAAtgagatgtttgcactagaaacgagactaaaaatacttggtaaggctttatgtttttgcaatgtACACATTTCAAGAAATAAAGGCTGGAAATGTTTCACTATGCATGTAATTATGCAAACTTctcaaaatcatattttcacaattttcaaatgtttttatgtctagTGCTTTTAGTTAGATTGCTAATTCTGCATTTGTTAATatatcaatgtttttgacatCAAAATTCAAAAGAAGATCATGATCAGgccatgtttttttatgtttgtgcatttcCTTTGAGGTGTTGGCCTACTTGTGTGAAAGAATGAAGTTTTGATGTCACTTTCAAGGTGTGGTTCTATTGCTTGTCTCCTWCCACACATTAAAATCCTGCTTCATTTTGTTCAGGTTAAACATAGTGTGCTATTAGTCTCATACCTGTGCTGTGAGATTGGCAGTGAGTCATGAGTTCACATAATGCAAACACCAAAAGGTGGCGCCAAACTCGGCTCCAAACCTTCTGGGCCAACATCATAGGATCACCAGCTTCTGTcaaaacagttaaataaaactttacattttcagtaGAGGATTTAATTAGACCTTCAAAACTTGTTGAAGTTTCAAAACGATTTTTATATCtgcataataaaaaagacatgctatttttttttttgctttatgagGTTGTTTGTCAGTGTCGTGGGCTACACTCTTGACTAGGAAACTGAAACCGTCTATCACATAAGTCCATCTTATTCCTCAGGTTGCATAAAAACTMAAACAATATTTCTACTGCTAGGCATACCAGTGGGACAGCGATCCAGCAATCGSAATATGTATATCCATAATGCTATGCAATAAGAAGTAACACTTTGTGCCTTTTAGTTAAGagtcataaatatttactaacattttaagaaaaaacagttttcatcaaatacacaaaaagttaaatcagGATAGCAACTTGGCAAAACATGCAGGTTACCTGTCGAGATCAGTTAGTTTCCACCACTTGTTTTGCCACCCACTAAATCATATTCAAACCCCTTTGACTAAAACTTAAATTGTAACCAGCTGCAGACAAACAGTAAAATCCCAACTTTCCTTCATTTGCTTAACCAGTCCAAGTGTCTTCATATTCATAATATTAGTTCCCTGTCCATGTTCCTCCACCATGAAGAATGCTCCCACCTGCCATTTAGTCTATTTAGCACAAACGATTAGAAAGCTGATAATATCATATAGCCTACCACAACAGGCTTCAGCGGCTTCGGACCTYTGGGATGTCCCAAACTAAAGCAAAGAGACACAAAAACTTGTTTCACTAGACACGCTTTTTCCtgaaagcaaaactgaaacttAACATTCCACGTCACTAACGTCTCTGACGACTGGGCATGTACTTTGACGGTTCACATTaagataacaataattaacccTTCCACCCGCCAAATTCTCACCCTCTGAAAATCTCCACTATTATTTGTAATTTGATCATCAAATACATATCAGATCTATACAGTAGAAACAGATTTGGGGCTGTTGCAAAAGTAAAATTCTGCGTATAGCTTTTCGGTTCTGGGTTTTCTGTGTAGTtaattttgaggttttctgtgtttagtccggTTCCTGTCccgtcttccctgttgattgcttcccaggtgtgtctagttacctgattaccctccctgtgtatttaaacccacctgttgtctttctcttgtcgggtcctcgtCCGTTGTAGTTTGTAGTTCAGTTTCTCAGTAGGACTGTTTAGTCCTGAGTTTCTGGTTATTTTGTCGTCACAGTAGAACTGGCTTAAGTCCTGTGTCTGCGTTGGCTCTGACGCTCATTCAATTAGTGTTGGCTTCATTTCAGCTCACTGTGCTGTCTATTTGTTTGACTGTTGAGCTTATttcttcattaaattcatcattttgcCTACAACCTGGGTCCAGCctgcgtctctcctcaccaACCTCACCTCATGACAGTAGCTTAATGAGGTGGATCAGAGCCAATTAGAAAtccaagaaaaggaaaaaaaaatgtttttcatgaagCAAGTCCAAACCCAAAGCACATTGTGTGCCCTAACAAGCACTGCACTAGCAAGACAATAAAtctctttattgtcaaatcagtcaaataattttaataactaAAATGACAGTTTAATAGGATTTAATTGACTCTTCTACTACTAAGTAtgagttttacaaaaacattgtgACAATGTCGCATACTATTTTTTTGAAGTATGACCTAAGTCACAAGGCTGTAACTGATCCAGCAGCAGATGTCACTGTTGTGAGTAATAAATGAAGCATCAAGTAATAAATCTTTGGGCAAAGCAAATGACTGGAAAGCTTCactgcttcatgaggcttcatttggcCGTCAATACTTACTTCACTAAGTATTGTTTCCCCTTTATAGGatcaaattcaatttaaatgaaatcagaaaatgattaattgaaaagaaaatgtaagaagCATATTCGAGTAagcatttattaaaagaaaaaccattGAATTGAATCAAGTACAGTAAAACTGATGCAACCACtccagatttttaaaactaGGAATTGTCTTCTTACTCCCCTTTCAGATTAAACCcttaatacaaaacaaaacaaaacaaaaaaaccttgaaacaaaactaagaaacttaattggaaacatttaaaaccaagaACATGATCTTAAAATGATAAACTGAAGTAATGCACAATGGTTACATACAGTCAATcctaaccattttttttttctgtatttgcaCATATTTACAATTAAGTGAGAAATTATCAAAAAAGATGTGCCAAACCTGTTACTAAGTTGTTGAACATATGTTTctgtgaggaaaataaatctcaacTGTGCATTATTTTTGTCAAGTTAAAAGAGCACTGATGTgttatgttaaaataaagtgttcgcatgcacaaaataataagaaaatcccaggtgaaaatcaaacaaagcCTGAATTATTCAGATAGAGACAATAAAAGCCCCTGGATTTGATTTTATGTCCttgttttctgtagtttaggAACTGTTGTCTACCAGTGTCCTGATTAAACAGTTCATTCATTGTTGTGCATCGTTGTGATATGTTGGCTCATTTTTTCCCGTTCTATCCTTCAAATAGTTAATGACTTCACATTTGTCTACAAAAAGATCAAGTAGTAAATCTGCTGCAAGAACATAGGGATTCCCGGACAATAACACAACTAGTTTGGAACCAATATTTACTGCGTTACACCAAGAATGACGTTTGTCCTCCTTATCTCTGTCCCTTTGTTCCTCTTCTTCACaccttttgttttctgcctttCTCCTCTCATATTCCTTCCTCCACGCTCTTAACTCCTCCTCCACCAGGTCCCTCTGGGCTTTTTTGTACATGCTATTGGTGTAATGGTCTCCCCCATTTATTTGAACCATTTCATCTATTTTATTCAGAAGTTCTNNNNNNNNNNNNNNNNNNNNNNNNNNNNNNNNNNNNNNNNNNNNNNNNNNNNNNNNNNNNNNNNNNNNNNNNNNNNNNNNNNNNNNNNNNNNNNNNNNNNNNNNNNNNNNNNNNNNNNNNNNNNNNNNNNNNNNNNNNNNNNNNNNNNNNNNNNNNNNNNNNNNNNNNNNNNNNNNNNNNNNNNNNNNNNNNNNNNNNNNNNNNNNNNNNNNNNNNNNNNNNNNNNNNNNNNNNNNNNNNNNNNNNNNNNNNNNNNNNNNNNNNNNNNNNNNNNNNNNNNNNNNNNNNNNNNNNNNNNNNNNNNNNNNNNNNNNNNNNNNNNNNNNNNNNNNNNNNNNNNNNNNNNNNNNNNNNNNNNNNNNNNNNNNNNNNNNNNNNNNNNNNNNNNNNNNNNNNNNNNNNNNNNNNNNNNNNNNNNNNNNNNNNNNNNNNNNNNNNNNNNNNNNNNNNNNNNNNNNNNNNNNNNNNNNNNNNNNNNNNNNNNNNNNNNNNNNNNNNNNNNNNNNNNNNNNNNNNNNNNNNNNNNNNNNNNNNNNNNNNNNNNNNNNNNNNNNNNNNNNNNNNNNNNNNNNNNNNNNNNNNNNNNNNNNNNNNNNNNNNNNNNNNNNNNNNNNNNNNNNNNNNNNNNNNNNNNNNNNNNNNNNNNNNNNNNNNNNNNNNNNNNNNNNNNNNNNNNNNNNNNNNNNNNNNNNNNNNNNNNNNNNNNNNNNNNNNNNNNNNNNNNNNNNNNNNNNNNNNNNNNNNNNNNNNNNNNNNNNNNNNNNNNNNNNNNNNNNNNNNNNNNNNNNNNNNNNNNNNNNNNNNNNNNNNNNNNNNNNNNNNNNNNNNNNNNNNNNNNNNNNNNNNNNNNNNNNNNNNNNNNNNNNNNNNNNNNNNNNNNNNNNNNNNNNNNNNNNNNNNNNNNNNNNNNNNNNNNNNNNNNNNNNNNNNNNNNNNNNNNNNNNNNNNNNNNNNNNNNNNNNNNNNNNNNNNNNNNNNNNNNNNNNNNNNNNNNNNNNNNNNNNNNNNNNNNNNNNNNNNNNNNNNNNNNNNNNNNNNNNNNNNNNNNNNNNNNNNNNNNNNNNNNNNNNNNNNNNNNNNNNNNNNNNNNNNNNNNNNNNNNNNNNNNNNNNNNNNNNNNNNNNNNNNNNNNNNNNNNNNNNNNNNNNNNNNNNNNNNNNNNNNNNNNNNNNNNNNNNNNNNNNNNNNNNNNNNNNNNNNNNNNNNNNNNNNNNNNNNNNNNNNNNNNNNNNNNNNNNNNNNNNNNNNNNNNNNNNNNNNNNNNNNNNNNNNNNNNNNNNNNNNNNNNNNNNNNNNNNNNNNNNNNNNNNNNNNNNNNNNNNNNNNNNNNNNNNNNNNNNNNNNNNNNNNNNNNNNNNNNNNNNNNNNNNNNNNNNNNNNNNNNNNNNNNNNNNNNNNNNNNNNNNNNNNNNNNNNNNNNNNNNNNNNNNNNNNNNNNNNNNNNNNNNNNNNNNNNNNNNNNNNNNNNNNNNNNNNNNNNNNNNNNNNNNNNNNNNNNNNNNNNNNNNNNNNNNNNNNNNNNNNNNNNNNNNNNNNNNNNNNNNNNNNNNNNNNNNNNNNNNNNNNNNNNNNNNNNNNNNNNNNNNNNNNNNNNNNNNNNNNNNNNNNNNNNNNNNNNNNNNNNNNNNNNNNNNNNNNNNNNNNNNNNNNNNNNNNNNNNNNNNNNNNNNNNNNNNNNNNNNNNNNNNNNNNNNNNNNNNNNNNNNNNNNNNNNNNNNNNNNNNNNNNNNNNNNNNNNNNNNNNNNNNNNNNNNNNNNNNNNNNNNNNNNNNNNNNNNNNNNNNNNNNNNNNNNNNNNNNNNNNNNNNNNNNNNNNNNNNNNNNNNNNNNNNNNNNNNNNNNNNNNNNNNNNNNNNNNNNNNNNNNNNNNNNNNNNNNNNNNNNNNNNNNNNNNNNNNNNNNNNNNNNNNNNNNNNNNNNNNNNNNNNNNNNNNNNNNNNNNNNNNNNNNNNNNNNNNNNNNNNNNNNNNNNNNNNNNNNNNNNNNNNNNNNNNNNNNNNNNNNNNNNNNNNNNNNNNNNNNNNNNNNNNNNNNNNNNNNNNNNNNNNNNNNNNNNNNNNNNNNNNNNNNNNNNNNNNNNNNNNNNNNNNNNNNNNNNNNNNNNNNNNNNNNNNNNNNNNNNNNNNNNNNNNNNNNNNNNNNNNNNNNNNNNNNNNNNNNNNNNNNNNNNNNNNNNNNNNNNNNNNNNNNNNNNNNNNNNNNNNNNNNNNNNNNNNNNNNNNNNNNNNNNNNNNNNNNNNNNNNNNNNNNNNNNNNNNNNNNNNNNNNNNNNNNNNNNNNNNNNNNNNNNNNNNNNNNNNNNNNNNNNNNNNNNNNNNNNNNNNNNNNNNNNNNNNNNNNNNNNNNNNNNNNNNNNNNNNNNNNNNNNNNNNNNNNNNNNNNNNNNNNNNNNNNNNNNNNNNNNNNNNNNNNNNNNNNNNNNNNNNNNNNNNNNNNNNNNNNNNNNNNNNNNNNNNNNNNNNNNNNNNNNNNNNNNNNNNNNNNNNNNNNNNNNNNNNNNNNNNNNNNNNNNNNNNNNNNNNNNNNNNNNNNNNNNNNNNNNNNNNNNNNNNNNNNNNNNNNNNNNNNNNNNNNNNNNNNNNNNNNNNNNNNNNNNNNNNNNNNNNNNNNNNNNNNNNNNNNNNNNNNNNNNNNNNNNNNNNNNNNNNNNNNNNNNNNNNNNNNNNNNNNNNNNNNNNNNNNNNNNNNNNNNNNNNNNNNNNNNNNNNNNNNNNNNNNNNNNNNNNNNNNNNNNNNNNNNNNNNNNNNNNNNNNNNNNNNNNNNNNNNNNNNNNNNNNNNNNNNNNNNNNNNNNNNNNNNNNNNNNNNNNNNNNNNNNNNNNNNNNNNNNNNNNNNNNNNNNNNNNNNNNNNNNNNNNNNNNNNNNNNNNNNNNNNNNNNNNNNNNNNNNNNNNNNNNNNNNNNNNNNNNNNNNNNNNNNNNNNNNNNNNNNNNNNNNNNNNNNNNNNNNNNNNNNNNNNNNNNNNNNNNNNNNNNNNNNNNNNNNNNNNNNNNNNNNNNNNNNNNNNNNNNNNNNNNNNNNNNNNNNNNNNNNNNNNNNNNNNNNNNNNNNNNNNNNNNNNNNNNNNNNNNNNNNNNNNNNNNNNNNNNNNNNNNNNNNNNNNNNNNNNNNNNNNNNNNNNNNNNNNNNNNNNNNNNNNNNNNNNNNNNNNNNNNNNNNNNNNNNNNNNNNNNNNNNNNNNNNNNNNNNNNNNNNNNNNNNNNNNNNNNNNNNNNNNNNNNNNNNNNNNNNNNNNNNNNNNNNNNNNNNNNNNNNNNNNNNNNNNNNNNNNNNNNNNNNNNNNNNNNNNNNNNNNNNNNNNNNNNNNNNNNNNNNNNNNNNNNNNNNNNNNNNNNNNNNNNNNNNNNNNNNNNNNNNNNNNNNNNNNNNNNNNNNNNNNNNNNNNNNNNNNNNNNNNNNNNNNNNNNNNNNNNNNNNNNNNNNNNNNNNNNNNNNNNNNNNNNNNNNNNNNNNNNNNNNNNNNNNNNNNNNNNNNNNNNNNNNNNNNNNNNNNNNNNNNNNNNNNNNNNNNNNNNNNNNNNNNNNNNNNNNNNNNNNNNNNNNNNNNNNNNNNNNNNNNNNNNNNNNNNNNNNNNNNNNNNNNNNNNNNNNNNNNNNNNNNNNNNNNNNNNNNNNNNNNNNNNNNNNNNNNNNNNNNNNNNNNNNNNNNNNNNNNNNNNNNNNNNNNNNNNNNNNNNNNNNNNNNNNNNNNNNNNNNNNNNNNNNNNNNNNNNNNNNNNNNNNNNNNNNNNNNNNNNNNNNNNNNNNNNNNNNNNNNNNNNNNNNNNNNNNNNNNNNNNNNNNNNNNNNNNNNNNNNNNNNNNNNNNNNNNNNNNNNNNNNNNNNNNNNNNNNNNNNNNNNNNNNNNNNNNNNNNNNNNNNNNNNNNNNNNNNNNNNNNNNNNNNNNNNNNNNNNNNNNNNNNNNNNNNNNNNNNNNNNNNNNNNNNNNNNNNNNNNNNNNNNNNNNNNNNNNNNNNNNNNNNNNNNNNNNNNNNNNNNNNNNNNNNNNNNNNNNNNNNNNNNNNNNNNNNNNNNNNNNNNNNNNNNNNNNNNNNNNNNNNNNNNNNNNNNNNNNNNNNNNNNNNNNNNNNNNNNNNNNNNNNNNNNNNNNNNNNNNNNNNNNNNNNNNNNNNNNNNNNNNNNNNNNNNNNNNNNNNNNNNNNNNNNNNNNNNNNNNNNNNNNNNNNNNNNNNNNNNNNNNNNNNNNNNNNNNNNNNNNNNNNNNNNNNNNNNNNNNNNNNNNNNNNNNNNNNNNNNNNNNNNNNNNNNNNNNNNNNNNNNNNNNNNNNNNNNNNNNNNNNNNNNNNNNNNNNNNNNNNNNNNNNNNNNNNNNNNNNNNNNNNNNNNNNNNNNNNNNNNNNNNNNNNNNNNNNNNNNNNNNNNNNNNNNNNNNNNNNNNNNNNNNNNNNNNNNNNNNNNNNNNNNNNNNNNNNNNNNNNNNNNNNNNNNNNNNNNNNNNNNNNNNNNNNNNNNNNNNNNNNNNNNNNNNNNNNNNNNNNNNNNNNNNNNNNNNNNNNNNNNNNNNNNNNNNNNNNNNNNNNNNNNNNNNNNNNNNNNNNNNNNNNNNNNNNNNNNNNNNNNNNNNNNNNNNNNNNNNNNNNNNNNNNNNNNNNNNNNNNNNNNNNNNNNNNNNNNNNNNNNNNNNNNNNNNNNNNNNNNNNNNNNNNNNNNNNNNNNNNNNNNNNNNNNNNNNNNNNNNNNNNNNNNNNNNNNNNNNNNNNNNNNNNNNNNNNNNNNNNNNNNNNNNNNNNNNNNNNNNNNNNNNNNNNNNNNNNNNNNNNNNNNNNNNNNNNNNNNNNNNNNNNNNNNNNNNNNNNNNNNNNNNNNNNNNNNNNNNNNNNNNNNNNNNNNNNNNNNNNNNNNNNNNNNNNNNNNNNNNNNNNNNNNNNNNNNNNNNNNNNNNNNNNNNNNNNNNNNNNNNNNNNNNNNNNNNNNNNNNNNNNNNNNNNNNNNNNNNNNNNNNNNNNNNNNNNNNNNNNNNNNNNNNNNNNNNNNNNNNNNNNNNNNNNNNNNNNNNNNNNNNNNNNNNNNNNNNNNNNNNNNNNNNNNNNNNNNNNNNNNNNNNNNNNNNNNNNNNNNNNNNNNNNNNNNNNNNNNNNNNNNNNNNNNNNNNNNNNNNNNNNNNNNNNNNNNNNNNNNNNNNNNNNNNNNNNNNNNNNNNNNNNNNNNNNNNNNNNNNNNNNNNNNNNNNNNNNNNNNNNNNNNNNNNNNNNNNNNNNNNNNNNNNNNNNNNNNNNNNNNNNNNNNNNNNNNNNNNNNNNNNNNNNNNNNNNNNNNNNNNNNNNNNNNNNNNNNNNNNNNNNNNNNNNNNNNNNNNNNNNNNNNNNNNNNNNNNNNNNNNNNNNNNNNNNNNNNNNNNNNNNNNNNNNNNNNNNNNNNNNNNNNNNNNNNNNNNNNNNNNNNNNNNNNNNNNNNNNNNNNNNNNNNNNNNNNNNNNNNNNNNNNNNNNNNNNNNNNNNNNNNNNNNNNNNNNNNNNNNNNNNNNNNNNNNNNNNNNNNNNNNNNNNNNNNNNNNNNNNNNNNNNNNNNNNNNNNNNNNNNNNNNNNNNNNNNNNNNNNNNNNNNNNNNNNNNNNNNNNNNNNNNNNNNNNNNNNNNNNNNNNNNNNNNNNNNNNNNNNNNNNNNNNNNNNNNNNNNNNNNNNNNNNNNNNNNNNNNNNNNNNNNNNNNNNNNNNNNNNNNNNNNNNNNNNNNNNNNNNNNNNNNNNNNNNNNNNNNNNNNNNNNNNNNNNNNNNNNNNNNNNNNNNNNNNNNNNNNNNNNNNNNNNNNNNNNNNNNNNNNNNNNNNNNNNNNNNNNNNNNNNNNNNNNNNNNNNNNNNNNNNNNNNNNNNNNNNNNNNNNNNNNNNNNNNNNNNNNNNNNNNNNNNNNNNNNNNNNNNNNNNNNNNNNNNNNNNNNNNNNNNNNNNNNNNNNNNNNNNNNNNNNNNNNNNNNNNNNNNNNNNNNNNNNNNNNNNNNNNNNNNNNNNNNNNNNNNNNNNNNNNNNNNNNNNNNNNNNNNNNNNNNNNNNNNNNNNNNNNNNNNNNNNNNNNNNNNNNNNNNNNNNNNNNNNNNNNNNNNNNNNNNNNNNNNNNNNNNNNNNNNNNNNNNNNNNNNNNNNNNNNNNNNNNNNNNNNNNNNNNNNNNNNNNNNNNNNNNNNNNNNNNNNNNNNNNNNNNNNNNNNNNNNNNNNNNNNNNNNNNNNNNNNNNNNNNNNNNNNNNNNNNNNNNNNNNNNNNNNNNNNNNNNNNNNNNNNNNNNNNNNNNNNNNNNNNNNNNNNNNNNNNNNNNNNNNNNNNNNNNNNNNNNNNNNNNNNNNNNNNNNNNNNNNNNNNNNNNNNNNNNNNNNNNNNNNNNNNNNNNNNNNNNNNNNNNNNNNNNNNNNNNNNNNNNNNNNNNNNNNNNNNNNNNNNNNNNNNNNNNNNNNNNNNNNNNNNNNNNNNNNNNNNNNNNNNNNNNNNNNNNNNNNNNNNNNNNNNNNNNNNNNNNNNNNNNNNNNNNNNNNNNNNNNNNNNNNNNNNNNNNNNNNNNNNNNNNNNNNNNNNNNNNNNNNNNNNNNNNNNNNNNNNNNNNNNNNNNNNNNNNNNNNNNNNNNNNNNNNNNNNNNNNNNNNNNNNNNNNNNNNNNNNNNNNNNNNNNNNNNNNNNNNNNNNNNNNNNNNNNNNNNNNNNNNNNNNNNNNNNNNNNNNNNNNNNNNNNNNNNNNNNNNNNNNNNNNNNNNNNNNNNNNNNNNNNNNNNNNNNNNNNNNNNNNNNNNNNNNNNNNNNNNNNNNNNNNNNNNNNNNNNNNNNNNNNNNNNNNNNNNNNNNNNNNNNNNNNNNNNNNNNNNNNNNNNNNNNNNNNNNNNNNNNNNNNNNNNNNNNNNNNNNNNNNNNNNNNNNNNNNNNNNNNNNNNNNNNNNNNNNNNNNNNNNNNNNNNNNNNNNNNNNNNNNNNNNNNNNNNNNNNNNNNNNNNNNNNNNNNNNNNNNNNNNNNNNNNNNNNNNNNNNNNNNNNNNNNNNNNNNNNNNNNNNNNNNNNNNNNNNNNNNNNNNNNNNNNNNNNNNNNNNNNNNNNNNNNNNNNNNNNNNNNNNNNNNNNNNNNNNNNNNNNNNNNNNNNNNNNNNNNNNNNNNNNNNNNNNNNNNNNNNNNNNNNNNNNNNNNNNNNNNNNNNNNNNNNNNNNNNNNNNNNNNNNNNNNNNNNNNNNNNNNNNNNNNNNNNNNNNNNNNNNNNNNNNNNNNNNNNNNNNNNNNNNNNNNNNNNNNNNNNNNNNNNNNNNNNNNNNNNNNNNNNNNNNNNNNNNNNNNNNNNNNNNNNNNNNNNNNNNNNNNNNNNNNNNNNNNNNNNNNNNNNNNNNNNNNNNNNNNNNNNNNNNNNNNNNNNNNNNNNNNNNNNNNNNNNNNNNNNNNNNNNNNNNNNNNNNNNNNNNNNNNNNNNNNNNNNNNNNNNNNNNNNNNNNNNNNNNNNNNNNNNNNNNNNNNNNNNNNNNNNNNNNNNNNNNNNNNNNNNNNNNNNNNNNNNNNNNNNNNNNNNNNNNNNNNNNNNNNNNNNNNNNNNNNNNNNNNNNNNNNNNNNNNNNNNNNNNNNNNNNNNNNNNNNNNNNNNNNNNNNNNNNNNNNNNNNNNNNNNNNNNNNNNNNNNNNNNNNNNNNNNNNNNNNNNNNNNNNNNNNNNNNNNNNNNNNNNNNNNNNNNNNNNNNNNNNNNNNNNNNNNNNNNNNNNNNNNNNNNNNNNNNNNNNNNNNNNNNNNNNNNNNNNNNNNNNNNNNNNNNNNNNNNNNNNNNNNNNNNNNNNNNNNNNNNNNNNNNNNNNNNNNNNNNNNNNNNNNNNNNNNNNNNNNNNNNNNNNNNNNNNNNNNNNNNNNNNNNNNNNNNNNNNNNNNNNNNNNNNNNNNNNNNNNNNNNNNNNNNNNNNNNNNNNNNNNNNNNNNNNNNNNNNNNNNNNNNNNNNNNNNNNNNNNNNNNNNNNNNNNNNNNNNNNNNNNNNNNNNNNNNNNNNNNNNNNNNNNNNNNNNNNNNNNNNNNNNNNNNNNNNNNNNNNNNNNNNNNNNNNNNNNNNNNNNNNNNNNNNNNNNNNNNNNNNNNNNNNNNNNNNNNNNNNNNNNNNNNNNNNNNNNNNNNNNNNNNNNNNNNNNNNNNNNNNNNNNNNNNNNNNNNNNNNNNNNNNNNNNNNNNNNNNNNNNNNNNNNNNNNNNNNNNNNNNNNNNNNNNNNNNNNNNNNNNNNNNNNNNNNNNNNNNNNNNNNNNNNNNNNNNNNNNNNNNNNNNNNNNNNNNNNNNNNNNNNNNNNNNNNNNNNNNNNNNNNNNNNNNNNNNNNNNNNNNNNNNNNNNNNNNNNNNNNNNNNNNNNNNNNNNNNNNNNNNNNNNNNNNNNNNNNNNNNNNNNNNNNNNNNNNNNNNNNNNNNNNNNNNNNNNNNNNNNNNNNNNNNNNNNNNNNNNN harbors:
- the LOC108166987 gene encoding GTPase IMAP family member 7-like, with amino-acid sequence MMLAQKVWSRVWRHLLVFALCELMTHCQSHSTGFSKQRTLFLVGKTGSGKSASGNTILGHSAFREDASAESVTKTCERRERLEGDXNTVVIDSPGLFDTDKTQAQLKEDIGQCVKLSVPGPHVFLVVINLKSRFTKEEKDTVKWIQDNFGSDAATYTIVLFTHADLLRGKSVEDFVAESKELQTLIDRCGGRYHSLINGQSSDRKQVTELLNKIDEMVQINGGDHYTNSMYKKAQRDLVXEELRAWREEYERTKKTEQEEGRRYKSKCEEDKQEARKQKERKGKLRFWCRVLKMISKGMKFAKNNYFTSMGKVLGFVVEDCELFEYVFP